One segment of Paenibacillus sp. FSL R7-0337 DNA contains the following:
- the dnaB gene encoding replicative DNA helicase, which yields MGGDLFFDRVPPQNLEAEQAVLGAVLLSDEALITAMERVNTEDFYDKPHQMIFEAMVQLGEESQPIDLITLTSRLQDKGELEDIGGVSYLAKLAHAVPTAANVDYYAQIIEEKAMLRRLIRTATQIVSEGYTGGEDVGIMLSDAERRILEISNRRSGSGFIAIRDVLMQVFDRVELLHQNKGGTSGIPTGFVDLDHMTNGFQRNDLIIVAARPSVGKTAFALNIAQNVAVRAKETVAIFSLEMSAPQLVQRMICAEANLDANIMRTGDFKSDDDWSKLTMGIQSLSESEIYIDDTPGITVTDIRAKCRRLKKEKGLGMIVIDYLQLIQGRGKAGENRQQEVSEISRTLKQIARELDVPVIALSQLSRGVEQRQDKRPMMSDLRESGSIEQDADIVAFLYRDDYYNQDTEKKNIIEIIIAKQRNGPVGTVELVFLKNFNKFVNYERAHAEPFAG from the coding sequence ATGGGTGGAGATCTCTTTTTCGATCGGGTTCCCCCGCAGAATCTGGAGGCAGAACAGGCCGTACTGGGTGCAGTTCTACTGTCGGATGAGGCGTTAATTACCGCGATGGAGCGGGTGAATACCGAAGACTTCTACGACAAACCGCATCAGATGATATTTGAGGCGATGGTGCAGCTCGGAGAAGAGAGCCAGCCGATTGATCTGATTACATTGACATCCCGGCTCCAGGATAAGGGGGAGCTAGAGGATATCGGCGGTGTCAGCTATCTGGCGAAGCTGGCGCATGCGGTGCCGACTGCGGCCAACGTCGATTATTACGCCCAGATTATTGAAGAGAAGGCGATGCTGCGGCGGCTGATCCGTACAGCCACGCAGATTGTCAGCGAAGGCTATACCGGCGGCGAAGATGTGGGCATTATGCTGAGTGACGCTGAGCGGAGAATCCTGGAAATCTCGAATCGCCGTAGCGGTAGCGGGTTCATTGCCATCCGCGATGTGCTCATGCAGGTATTCGACCGTGTAGAGCTGCTCCATCAGAATAAAGGCGGAACCTCGGGGATTCCAACCGGATTCGTTGACCTGGACCATATGACGAACGGCTTCCAGCGCAATGACTTAATTATTGTGGCGGCCCGTCCTTCCGTTGGGAAGACGGCCTTCGCCCTGAATATCGCGCAGAATGTAGCGGTACGGGCGAAGGAGACGGTAGCCATCTTCAGTCTGGAAATGTCGGCGCCCCAGCTGGTTCAGCGTATGATCTGCGCAGAGGCCAATCTGGACGCCAATATTATGCGTACCGGCGATTTCAAGAGCGATGATGACTGGTCCAAGCTCACGATGGGCATCCAGTCGCTGTCCGAGTCCGAAATCTACATCGACGACACCCCGGGCATCACGGTTACCGATATCCGTGCAAAATGCCGCCGGCTCAAGAAGGAGAAGGGACTCGGAATGATTGTCATCGACTACCTGCAGCTGATCCAGGGCCGGGGCAAGGCCGGTGAGAACCGCCAGCAGGAGGTATCGGAAATCTCCCGTACCCTGAAGCAAATCGCCCGTGAGCTTGACGTTCCTGTCATTGCCCTGTCACAGCTCAGCCGCGGTGTGGAGCAGCGCCAGGACAAACGGCCGATGATGAGTGACCTTCGTGAATCAGGCTCTATTGAGCAGGATGCGGATATCGTAGCGTTCCTGTACCGTGATGATTATTACAATCAGGATACCGAGAAGAAGAATATTATCGAAATTATTATCGCCAAGCAGCGTAACGGTCCGGTAGGGACGGTGGAGCTTGTGTTCCTCAAGAACTTCAACAAGTTCGTCAACTACGAGCGGGCCCATGCAGAACCTTTTGCAGGTTAG
- the rplI gene encoding 50S ribosomal protein L9: MKVIFLKDVKGQGKKGQVKEVSEGYAANFLLPRGLVRPATDGNVKTLENQTAAEQRRKDQEKEEAVQLGKKLDELTLTLKAKAGEGGRLFGAITSKQIGETLAATQGIVIDKRKIELSDSIRHVGTFQVTVKLHTEVKANLTVQVTEE; encoded by the coding sequence ATGAAGGTCATATTCTTGAAGGATGTTAAGGGTCAAGGCAAGAAGGGGCAGGTTAAAGAGGTGTCGGAGGGCTATGCAGCCAATTTTCTGCTGCCGCGCGGGCTGGTTCGTCCGGCTACAGACGGCAATGTGAAGACACTGGAGAACCAGACGGCAGCCGAACAGCGCCGCAAGGACCAGGAGAAGGAGGAAGCGGTACAGCTGGGCAAGAAGCTGGATGAGCTAACCCTGACTCTGAAGGCCAAAGCAGGCGAAGGCGGCCGTCTCTTCGGCGCTATCACCAGCAAGCAGATCGGCGAGACACTGGCAGCTACTCAGGGGATCGTCATCGACAAGCGCAAAATTGAGCTGAGCGATTCGATCCGCCATGTAGGTACGTTCCAGGTAACAGTTAAGCTGCATACTGAAGTAAAGGCTAACCTCACGGTTCAGGTAACGGAGGAGTAG